A window from Eubalaena glacialis isolate mEubGla1 chromosome 1, mEubGla1.1.hap2.+ XY, whole genome shotgun sequence encodes these proteins:
- the FIGN gene encoding fidgetin, whose protein sequence is MISSTSVYGLKMQWTPEHAQWPEQHFDITSTTRSPAHKVDAYRGHLQRTYQYAWANDDISALTASNLLKKYAEKYSGILEGPVDRPVLSNYSDAPSGLVNGRKNESEPWQPSLNSDAVYPMNCVPDVITASKAGVSSALPPADVSASIGSSPGVASNLTEPSYSSSTCGSHTVPSLHTGLPSQEYAPGYNGSYLHSTYSSQPAPALPSPHPSPLHSSGLLQPPPPPPPPPALVPGYNGTSNLSSYSYPSASYPPHTAVGSGYSPGGAPPPPSAYLPSGIPAPTPLPPTTVPGYTYQGHGLTPIAPAALTNSSASSLKRKAFYMAGQGDMDSSYGNYSYGQQRSTQSPMYRMPDNSISNSNRGNGFDRSAETSSLAFKPTKQLMSSEQQRKFSSQSSRALTPPSYSTAKNSLGSRSSESFGKYTSPVMSERGDEHRQLLSHPMQGPGLRAATSSNHSVDEQLKNTDTHLIDLVTNEIITQGPPVDWNDIAGLDLVKAVIKEEVLWPVLRSDAFSGLTALPRSILLFGPRGTGKTLLGRCIASQLGATFFKIAGSGLIAKWLGEAEKIIHASFLVARCRQPSVIFVSDIDMLLSSQVSEEHSPVSRMRTEFLMQLDTVLTSAEDQIVVICATSKPEDIDESLRRYFMKRLLIPLPDSTARHQIIVQLLSQHNYCLNDKEFALLVQRTEGFSGLDVAHLCQEAAVGPLHAMPATDLSAIMPSQLRPVTYQDFENAFCKIQPSISQKELDMYVEWNKMFGCSQ, encoded by the coding sequence GCTTGAAGATGCAGTGGACGCCGGAGCATGCCCAGTGGCCAGAACAGCACTTTGACATCACCTCCACCACTCGGTCTCCCGCCCACAAAGTTGACGCTTACAGAGGTCATCTGCAGCGCACCTACCAGTATGCCTGGGCAAATGATGACATATCTGCTCTGACTGCATCCAACCTACTAAAAAAATATGCAGAGAAGTATTCTGGCATTTTGGAAGGCCCGGTGGACCGACCTGTACTCAGCAACTACTCCGATGCACCATCAGGACTAGTGAACGGTCGGAAAAATGAAAGCGAACCGTGGCAGCCTTCCTTGAATTCAGACGCTGTTTATCCCATGAACTGTGTTCCGGATGTTATCACTGCCAGCAAAGCTGGAGTCAGTTCAGCCCTCCCTCCAGCAGATGTCTCTGCAAGTATAGGGAGCTCTCCTGGGGTGGCCAGCAACCTGACAGAGCCTAGTTATTCAAGTAGTACCTGTGGAAGCCACACTGTACCTAGTCTTCATACAGGGCTCCCATCTCAGGAATATGCCCCAGGATACAACGGCTCATATTTGCATTCTACTTACAGCAGCCAGCCAGCACCTGCACTTCCTTCACCTCATCCTTCTCCCTTGCATAGCTCTGGGCTCCTAcagccaccacctcctcctcctccaccaccagcCCTGGTCCCAGGCTACAATGGGACTTCTAACCTCTCCAGTTATAGCTATCCCTCTGCTAGCTATCCTCCTCATACTGCTGTGGGATCTGGGTACAGCCCAGGGGGTGCACCCCCTCCTCCTTCAGCATACCTGCCTTCAGGAATTCCTgctcccacccccctgccccccaccactgTTCCTGGCTACACCTACCAGGGTCATGGTTTGACACCTATCGCACCCGCGGCTCTGACAAACAGTTCGGCAAGTTCTCTCAAAAGGAAAGCTTTCTATATGGCAGGGCAAGGAGACATGGACTCCAGTTATGGAAATTACAGCTATGGCCAACAGAGATCTACCCAGAGTCCTATGTACAGAATGCCCGACAACAGCATTTCAAACTCAAATCGGGGGAATGGCTTTGACAGAAGTGCTGAAACATCATCCTTAGCATTTAAGCCAACGAAGCAGCTAATGTCctctgaacagcaaaggaaattcaGCAGCCAGTCCAGTAGGGCTCTGACCCCTCCTTCCTACAGTACTGCTAAAAATTCATTGGGATCAAGATCCAGTGAATCCTTCGGGAAGTACACTTCACCAGTAATGAGTGAGCGTGGGGATGAGCACAGGCAGCTCCTCTCCCATCCAATGCAAGGCCCTGGGCTCCGTGCAGCTACCTCATCCAACCACTCTGTGGACGAGCAACTGAAGAATACTGACACGCACCTCATTGACCTGGTAACCAATGAGATTATCACCCAAGGACCGCCAGTGGACTGGAATGACATTGCTGGTCTCGACCTGGTAAAGGCTGTCATTAAAGAGGAGGTTTTGTGGCCAGTGTTGAGGTCAGATGCATTCAGTGGACTGACGGCCTTGCCTCGGAGCATCCTTTTATTTGGACCTCGGGGAACAGGCAAAACATTATTGGGCAGATGCATAGCTAGTCAGCTGGGGGCCACGTTTTTCAAAATTGCTGGTTCTGGACTTATCGCCAAGTGGTTAGGAGAAGCAGAGAAAATTATCCATGCCTCTTTCCTTGTGGCCAGGTGTCGCCAGCCCTCGGTGATTTTTGTCAGTGACATTGACATGCTTCTCTCCTCTCAAGTGAGTGAGGAGCACAGTCCAGTCAGTCGGATGAGAACCGAATTCCTGATGCAGCTGGACACTGTACTAACTTCGGCTGAGGACCAAATTGTAGTAATTTGTGCCACCAGTAAACCAGAAGACATAGATGAATCTCTTCGGAGGTACTTCATGAAACGACTTTTAATCCCACTTCCTGACAGCACAGCGAGGCACCAGATAATAGTACAACTGCTCTCACAGCACAATTACTGTCTCAATGACAAGGAGTTTGCACTGCTCGTCCAGCGCACAGAAGGCTTTTCTGGACTAGACGTGGCTCATTTGTGTCAGGAAGCAGCGGTGGGCCCTCTCCATGCCATGCCAGCCACAGACCTTTCAGCCATTATGCCCAGCCAGTTGAGACCCGTTACATATCAAGACTTTGAAAATGCTTTCTGCAAGATTCAGCCTAGCATATCTCAAAAAGAGCTTGATATGTATGTTGAATGGAACAAAATGTTTGGTTGCAGTCAGTga